The Chitinophaga caeni genome segment CAGCGGCAGGTTCATGGATGAAGGTTAATGCTGCAAAGTTCACCGTAGATGGGACTTATTCCGCAAATCAAAGAATAGACGCGATGGGTGGAACCAATAGTTACGGTTATTTCTTGCAAAACGGCGGGTTCTTTAATACCATCGTAGCGCCTAATACCGTATTAAATTATACGAATACCGCCAGTGCACCGGTTATCAATTTTAGTACTTTGCCTTAAATCATAGTTTTTAATTATAGTTCAAATGGCATTCACAAGGATATAAAAATTCTTTGGATGCCATTTGCTGTTAATGTTAACCGGGATAAGACGTTAGAATTTTTTTTACCAGGTCAATATTATTGATAATACTGCAAAATTTTCAGAAATTCGTTTCCCAGGGTATATATTGAAATTGTTAATCGCAATGAAATAGTCACCGTGTTATTATTCTATTAAATTACTAATTATGTCAAATGTTGGATTGATAATTGAGGAAAGACCCCGTAGCATAGGCAACTTCATGGTAGGGAGATTATTACCGTTCCAGGGAAAACGGATGGTAGGGCCCTATATTTTTATTGACCACATGGGGCCCGCGGCGATGAGCAACCATGAAAATTTTGATGTACCTCCGCATCCGCACATAGGTTTGTCTACTTTAACCTATCTTTTCGAAGGTAGTATCATGCATAAAGACAGCCTGGGTACAGAGATGGAAATTCAACCCGGGGCGGTCAATTGGATGACGGCGGGCAAAGGTATCGTGCATTCAGAACGAACGCCGGAATACTTGCGGCATTCTGATAAATCCATCCATGGTTTACAAATTTGGGTGGCATTACCTAAGGATATAGAGGATATGGATCCCACTTTTCACCATGTTGAAGCAACTAAAATTCCGTATTGGGAAGAAGGGGATGTGACTTTCCGGCTAATAGCAGGGGAGGTGCTGGGGCATGTTTCCCCCGTACCAACTTATAGCCCGCAATTTTTCTTGGAAATACACAGTCTTTCGAAGCAAGAAATTAATATTGGCCACGGCTTATTTGGTGAAGCTGGGATGTATATTTTGCAAGGCTCCGTTGAAAGTGATGGAAATATTTACGAACCGAAACATATCCTGGTAGCAAAAGATGCATCGTTGTGCAGTTTTACAATGGAAGCTAATACCACGGTTTTCATTTTCGGTGGTGAGGCATTTCCGGAAGAGCGGTTCATTTATTGGAATTTTGTTTCCTCTAGTAAGGATAAAATTGAAGCGGCTAAAGAAAGATGGCAACGGCAAGGTTTCGGACAAGTGCCCGGTGAAACAGGCTTTGTTCCGTTACCGGAAGATAAATCAAGACCCGCATCGTCTAACTCCTAATATAAAGATTATGAAAGCAGAATACTTGGAATTACCACTAGTTAAAAATGACGAAACCCACAGGTTTGAATTGACTGTCAGCGGGCATACCGCTTTTATCGACTTCAAGGAACGGCATGGTAAAATATGGTTGATCCATACCGAATCCCCTGAACAATTACAAGGTAAGGGAGTTGCCACGGCCTTGATCGAAAAAACATTGGATTACCTGGAAGCCAACCGCTTCGAGATGATTCCTTTATGCCCATTAGTCGTAGCCTATTTGCAGAAACATCCCGAATGGAACCGTATCGTTGCCGCGGGACATAGCAATTAATAATGCATGTTTTACGATTTACACGGTGTTAAAAGTGGAATAACACGAAACTTGGGAAGATAATACCACCCGGAAGGTCGAAAGCGGGGAATGAATACTATTTTCATTAACGGTCGTATTGAAACCTGGAAAAGCAGTAGTACATAAGCTTGGTCGCGCGATCAAACAAGCGACCGTAATAGCCAATTCAGCTCCTTTCTTCGTAGCTATCTCCGGGGGAACAGAGAAGTTAACATGTATACAAACTAATAAAAGGGAGCACGTATTTAAAAAATATCCTCGCAGTTAATTTTAAGACCAGGGTTTCGCGTACTATTTGCTGAATACCTGGAAAAATTAATAAAGAATATTTTATCTTGGTTCATGGAAGAAAATAGTTGTTAGCATATTTACAATTCCTGTTTACCTTGGTAAAATATCTTTACAAATCTATTATACAAATCAGCACGTTTATGAAAAAAAAGATACTATTTGCCCTATTATTCCCGGTCCTCATGGCTTGTCAACAACCGGATAAGCCCGTGGAAGAAAATACTAAGACTGGAATTGAAGGAACTTGGAAACTTGTGTCCAGCAAGTTGATAAAAGAAAATGATACCACCATTACATACCCGGTTGCCGGGCAACAACGGAAGATCATCAAGATATTTAACGGTTCGCATTTTGCCTTCTTCCAACATGACCTTAGCAAGGGGACGGATTCTACCAACGCCTTTTTTGCAGCAGGTAGCGGGACCTATAGTTTGGATGGGACCGATTACAAGGAGCATTTGGAGTTTTGCAACGCAAGGGGCTGGGAAAATAACGATTTCACATTTACATTAACCCGGAGCAATGATACACTCATGCAAAAAGGAGTTGAGAAGATTGACTCGCTCGATGTTTACCATGAAATTGTGGAGATTTACGTGAAGGAATAGCAACTTTTATATGCCGATCATAAACGGCCCGGTTGCAAGAAAAGATACGGGAATCGGTTATACCGGCTTGTTTAATTGGCTACTCCTGCCAAGCTATCTTTCCTGCTTTGCCTGGCAACTCTCAACATTTGTAATATTACCGATAATGCGATCAGCGCTAAGCCCGCATAAAAACCTTTATGTAAATATTTGCCTTCATTAAATAGGATAAAGGCCAGCAGGATGCTATACAAAGGTTCCAGGTTAAAGCACAGGTTCACGGTGAAGGGAGAAATTTTCTTCAATGCTTCCATGGATAATTGATACATCAATATCGTACAGCACCAAGCCAGTATGATAAGGAAAGTAGTATCCTGGATGCTGGGAGTCAATTTAACACCCGGGAAAAGCCAAAGGTATAAGGGCATCAAGATCGTTAATCCTGCGAACCCGGCGCCCAACTCGTAAAATGTAATTGCCTTGGTGTCAAAACGGGCTACCCAGCGCTTATTATACACGGTAAATAACGCGGCAAACATCGCGGAAATGATGCCGAGGATAATACCTGTACGGTATTGCGTATCGAAATGGAAGATCAATAATATACCTGACAATGTTAGCAGGCTTAAAAGCAGCTCTATTTTATCGAAAGCCTTCCTGTTTATAATAGGGTCAAATAGCGCCGTGAATAGGCTAGTTAATGAAAAACAAACAACACCGATCGAAACATTAGCATACTTGATACTCCCGTAAAAAAACAACCAGTGTAGCATCACGATACAACCTGTTAAGGCCACCGGCATAACTTCTTTCCTGGGTATCCTGGGTAAAGAGCCTTTCCAGCGGTATAATAAATACATGCTCACCACGGTAATCAGCAACCTGTACCAAACCAAGACTCCTTCGCTTAGGTTGATCAGTTTCCCGAAAACTCCTGTAAAGCCTGCCAGGAAAACGGAAAGGTGTAATTGTAGAAATGCCTTTTTCATGCAAAATCAATTGATCTCGTATTAAAAAAGTGCTTCCAACTTGCCGGGGCAATATGTTGAAAGCACTTTAATATGCTGATACCTTTAGCGGGTATATATCGTGCTGTTGTTATTTCTTTGTTTTACCTGGATATTTGCCAGATAAACTTTGCAGCTGAATTTTTAAGACGCCCAGGATACCTTCCTTGATAATCCCCTTGTTCATCTTGGAGTAGCCTTCTTTCCTATCCACGAAGGTAATGGGTACTTCTTGAATTTTAAAACCTAATTTCCAAGCCGTGAACTTCATTTCTATTTGGAAAGCATAACCGACGAACTGGATCGCATCCAAGTTAATGGCTTTGAGCACTTTGTTAGTATAACATACGAATCCTGCCGTTGCATCCTTTACAGGCATCCAGGTCACAGTTCTAACATAAATCGATGCGCCGTAAGACAGTACTGCCCGGTCCCAGGGCCAGTTTTCTGTTTTACCTCCTTTCACATACCTGGAACCGACGGAAAGATCTGCGCCACCTACTTTGCAAGCATTGTACAAGCGTGGTAAATCATTGGGATTGTGCGAGAAATCGGCATCCATCTCGAAGATGTATTGGTAATCCCTTGCCAGTGCCCATTTAAAACCGTGAATATAAGCTGTACCTAAACCAAGTTTCCCGCTTCTCTCCTCGATGAAAAGTTGATCGGGGTATTGGTGCTGCATTTCCTTTACTATTTGTCCTGTCCCGTCCGGTGAGCCATCGT includes the following:
- a CDS encoding pirin family protein, producing the protein MSNVGLIIEERPRSIGNFMVGRLLPFQGKRMVGPYIFIDHMGPAAMSNHENFDVPPHPHIGLSTLTYLFEGSIMHKDSLGTEMEIQPGAVNWMTAGKGIVHSERTPEYLRHSDKSIHGLQIWVALPKDIEDMDPTFHHVEATKIPYWEEGDVTFRLIAGEVLGHVSPVPTYSPQFFLEIHSLSKQEINIGHGLFGEAGMYILQGSVESDGNIYEPKHILVAKDASLCSFTMEANTTVFIFGGEAFPEERFIYWNFVSSSKDKIEAAKERWQRQGFGQVPGETGFVPLPEDKSRPASSNS
- a CDS encoding GNAT family N-acetyltransferase; translated protein: MKAEYLELPLVKNDETHRFELTVSGHTAFIDFKERHGKIWLIHTESPEQLQGKGVATALIEKTLDYLEANRFEMIPLCPLVVAYLQKHPEWNRIVAAGHSN
- a CDS encoding lipocalin-like domain-containing protein, yielding MKKKILFALLFPVLMACQQPDKPVEENTKTGIEGTWKLVSSKLIKENDTTITYPVAGQQRKIIKIFNGSHFAFFQHDLSKGTDSTNAFFAAGSGTYSLDGTDYKEHLEFCNARGWENNDFTFTLTRSNDTLMQKGVEKIDSLDVYHEIVEIYVKE
- a CDS encoding DMT family transporter, coding for MKKAFLQLHLSVFLAGFTGVFGKLINLSEGVLVWYRLLITVVSMYLLYRWKGSLPRIPRKEVMPVALTGCIVMLHWLFFYGSIKYANVSIGVVCFSLTSLFTALFDPIINRKAFDKIELLLSLLTLSGILLIFHFDTQYRTGIILGIISAMFAALFTVYNKRWVARFDTKAITFYELGAGFAGLTILMPLYLWLFPGVKLTPSIQDTTFLIILAWCCTILMYQLSMEALKKISPFTVNLCFNLEPLYSILLAFILFNEGKYLHKGFYAGLALIALSVILQMLRVARQSRKDSLAGVAN
- a CDS encoding polyprenol monophosphomannose synthase, with amino-acid sequence MEKLVIIPTYNEKDNVRKIIEAVFQLQQGFHVLIVDDGSPDGTGQIVKEMQHQYPDQLFIEERSGKLGLGTAYIHGFKWALARDYQYIFEMDADFSHNPNDLPRLYNACKVGGADLSVGSRYVKGGKTENWPWDRAVLSYGASIYVRTVTWMPVKDATAGFVCYTNKVLKAINLDAIQFVGYAFQIEMKFTAWKLGFKIQEVPITFVDRKEGYSKMNKGIIKEGILGVLKIQLQSLSGKYPGKTKK